TGTGATACCATCGATGTGTGGATCAATGAAGACAACTCAGTTACGGTAAAAGATAACGGTCGGGGAATTCCGGTCGACATACATAAAAAAGAAGGCGTTTCGGCATTGGAGGTCGTTATGACCAAGATTGGTGCCGGGGGTAAATTCGACAAAGATTCTTATAAAGTTTCAGGAGGATTACACGGAGTTGGAGTTTCGGTAGTAAATGCACTTTCCGAAAATTTAAAAGCAACAGTATATCGCGACGGAAAAATCTACGAACAGGAATACGAACGCGGAAAGACAATGTATCCGGTAAAACCTGTAGGTGAAACCACCGAACGCGGTACCATAGTTACTTTTAAGCCGGACAGCCAGATATTTCAACAATCTTTAGACTATAATTACGATACTCTGGCAAGCAGATTACGGGAACTTTCTTATTTAAATAAAGGAATTACCATTCACTTGACCGATAAGCGTCATCCCGATGACAATGGTGAAATTGTAACTGAAACCTTTCACAGTGATGAAGGTTTAAAAGAATTTATTCGTTTTCTGGACGGAAACCGCGAGCCACTTATTGCCGATGTGATCTCCATGGAAGGCGAAAAGAATGATATTCCTGTTGAGGTTGCTATGGTTTATAATACATCGTACAACGAGAATTTACACAGCTACGTAAATAACATCAATACTCACGAAGGAGGAACGCATTTAAGCGGTTTTCGTGCAGGTTTGACTCGTACTTTGAAAAAATACGCCGATGCTTCGGGCATGCTTGACAAATTAAAATTTGAAATAGCCGGAGATGACTTTCGAGAAGGATTAACAGCTATTATTTCAGTAAAAGTAGCCGAACCTCAGTTTGAAGGGCAAACCAAAACCAAATTGGGTAATCGTGAAGTTACCGCTGCCGTGAGTCAGGCGGTTTCTGAAATGCTCGAAAATTATTTGGAGGAAAATCCAAACGACGCACGAACCATCGTTCAAAAAGTGATTTTGGCTGCTACCGCACGTCACGCAGCGCGTAAGGCACGTGAAATGGTGCAACGAAAAACCGTGATGAGCGGGGGAGGACTGCCAGGAAAACTTTCCGATTGTTCCGAACAGGATCCTGCAAAATGCGAAGTATTCCTCGTAGAGGGAGATTCGGCGGGAGGAACAGCCAAGCAAGGCCGTGACCGTAATTTTCAGGCGATTTTACCTTTGCGTGGAAAGATTTTGAATGTTGAAAAGGCCATGCAGCACAAGGTGTTCGAAAACGAAGAAATCAGAAATATATACACCGCTTTAGGGGTCACAATTGGAACCGAAGAGGATACTAAAGCATTAAACTTAGATAAATTACGCTATCACAAAGTAGTGATTATGTGTGATGCCGATGTAGACGGAAGCCACATTTCGACTTTAATTTTAACCTTTTTCTTCCGATATATGAAGGAATTGGTGGAAGGCGGTTATGTATATATCGCTACTCCTCCTTTGTATTTGGTGAAGAAGGGTGCGAAAAAAGAGTATGCCTGGAGCGATAAGGAACGCGATATGTTGAATGAGAAGTTTGGCGGCAGTGCAAACATTCAACGTTACAAAGGTCTTGGAGAAATGAACGCAGAACAATTATGGGATACCACCATGAATCCCGAATTCAGAACGCTGAGACAAGTAACCATCGACAACGGGACCGAAGCCGATAGAATCTTTTCTATGCTAATGGGCGACGAAGTACCGCCACGACGAGAATTTATTGAAAAAAACGCTGTCTATGCCAATATTGATGCCTAGATAAATACGTTAAAGTTTTTAAAAGACCTGCGACAATCCTCGCAGGTTTTTTTATTTTAAATAAAAAATAAAATGTTATGAAAAGTATAATAGTAATTACATTGTTGTTGGCGGTATTTCCTTTGACAGCTCAGGAAAACCTTGAAGATTTACTTGCTGCGGGGATTGAAGATGCACAGCGTTTTACCGCGGGTTATATTTCACCCGCAGCGGAAGG
This genomic stretch from Ulvibacter sp. MAR_2010_11 harbors:
- the gyrB gene encoding DNA topoisomerase (ATP-hydrolyzing) subunit B, giving the protein MSEEQKKGSYGADSIQALEGMEHVRMRPSMYIGDVGVRGLHHLVYEVVDNSIDEAMGGHCDTIDVWINEDNSVTVKDNGRGIPVDIHKKEGVSALEVVMTKIGAGGKFDKDSYKVSGGLHGVGVSVVNALSENLKATVYRDGKIYEQEYERGKTMYPVKPVGETTERGTIVTFKPDSQIFQQSLDYNYDTLASRLRELSYLNKGITIHLTDKRHPDDNGEIVTETFHSDEGLKEFIRFLDGNREPLIADVISMEGEKNDIPVEVAMVYNTSYNENLHSYVNNINTHEGGTHLSGFRAGLTRTLKKYADASGMLDKLKFEIAGDDFREGLTAIISVKVAEPQFEGQTKTKLGNREVTAAVSQAVSEMLENYLEENPNDARTIVQKVILAATARHAARKAREMVQRKTVMSGGGLPGKLSDCSEQDPAKCEVFLVEGDSAGGTAKQGRDRNFQAILPLRGKILNVEKAMQHKVFENEEIRNIYTALGVTIGTEEDTKALNLDKLRYHKVVIMCDADVDGSHISTLILTFFFRYMKELVEGGYVYIATPPLYLVKKGAKKEYAWSDKERDMLNEKFGGSANIQRYKGLGEMNAEQLWDTTMNPEFRTLRQVTIDNGTEADRIFSMLMGDEVPPRREFIEKNAVYANIDA